Proteins co-encoded in one Dehalogenimonas sp. WBC-2 genomic window:
- a CDS encoding putative ATP-dependent protease — MQLDPLDQIAAKAFEGYLVRKDLVRKFKGQYPVPTYVAEFLLGRYCASVEEGEIQEGLAIVQRQLASRTVRAGEEELFKARAKEQGRVKLIDLIKARLDAKNDCFVAELPSLRLNDVRISDDLVHTHDRMLTGGFYAEVDLTYDPTIAEEKSGHPFGIESLREIQLSKSDVLEILCKGRILFTFKEWRDLLIRSIGLEPSILGERTCDVLLLRMVPFVENNYNAVELGPRGTGKSHLYQQVSPYAHLVSGGKATVAKMFVNNANGQRGLVCQYDVVCFDEISGVSFDQKDGVNIMKGYMESGEFSRGKESIRGFGGIVMVGNFDVDVEHQQRIGHLLGPLPQEMRDDTAFMDRIHSYIPGWDVPKVNREQLTDHFGLVSDFLSSCWNHLRVQSRVNKLQGRIQFGGALSGRDTSSTHKTMSGLLKLMFPDSRVDVPDDAIEWAARLALESRRRVKEQQKRIGAAEFRNTHFSFTIIPDGMEQFVSTPELRSENSIGSDPLPAGQVWALSPGGIDENPGLFRIEVTEGPGGGVKILNQSPPGPLKESVHCAAQNLYTRAKELVGDRDPRSHEFTIQFRAYDANKGATATGIPILLAMCSALVERSLEGGLVIVGGLNLGGSVEPVYNAISIVELAADKGAQKILMPVSVRKQLFELPDDLATKVTIIYYADTKDALLKALND; from the coding sequence ATGCAACTCGATCCGCTAGACCAAATCGCTGCCAAGGCGTTTGAAGGATACCTCGTTCGCAAAGATCTCGTACGCAAATTCAAAGGACAGTACCCGGTACCTACCTATGTTGCAGAGTTTCTTCTCGGGCGCTACTGCGCCAGTGTTGAGGAGGGAGAGATACAGGAAGGGCTCGCCATAGTCCAGCGACAGTTAGCCAGCCGGACTGTCCGGGCGGGTGAGGAAGAATTGTTTAAAGCCCGAGCTAAAGAACAGGGACGAGTAAAGCTTATCGATTTGATCAAGGCTAGGTTGGATGCCAAGAATGATTGCTTTGTAGCAGAACTCCCAAGTCTACGGCTTAATGATGTTCGGATTTCTGATGACCTGGTACATACGCATGACCGTATGTTGACAGGAGGATTTTACGCTGAAGTAGATCTCACCTATGACCCCACCATCGCAGAAGAAAAAAGCGGCCATCCTTTCGGCATTGAGTCCCTTCGCGAAATCCAACTCTCGAAGAGTGATGTCCTGGAGATATTATGCAAAGGGAGAATACTATTTACGTTCAAGGAGTGGAGAGACCTACTCATTCGTAGCATAGGGCTGGAGCCATCAATTCTCGGAGAACGAACGTGTGATGTGTTACTTCTTCGCATGGTGCCTTTTGTCGAGAACAACTACAACGCGGTAGAACTTGGCCCCCGTGGTACTGGTAAAAGTCACTTGTATCAACAGGTATCGCCTTATGCTCATTTGGTTTCAGGTGGCAAAGCTACTGTGGCAAAAATGTTTGTTAACAATGCCAATGGACAGCGTGGCCTCGTCTGTCAGTACGATGTAGTGTGCTTCGACGAGATCTCGGGTGTTTCTTTCGACCAAAAAGACGGTGTGAATATCATGAAGGGTTATATGGAGTCTGGTGAGTTTAGCCGTGGCAAAGAAAGCATTCGCGGGTTTGGCGGAATAGTGATGGTGGGTAACTTTGACGTCGACGTGGAACATCAACAGCGCATAGGACATCTATTGGGGCCACTTCCACAGGAGATGCGTGACGACACAGCCTTCATGGATCGTATTCACTCATACATTCCGGGTTGGGATGTTCCAAAAGTAAACCGGGAGCAATTAACCGACCATTTTGGCTTGGTAAGTGATTTCCTTTCATCTTGTTGGAACCATCTGCGGGTTCAAAGCCGGGTTAACAAACTCCAAGGGCGTATACAATTTGGTGGAGCCTTAAGCGGTCGAGATACATCGTCCACACACAAAACTATGAGCGGGCTGCTCAAACTCATGTTTCCAGATTCTAGAGTAGATGTTCCGGATGACGCCATTGAATGGGCTGCCAGGCTTGCCTTAGAAAGTCGTCGCAGAGTGAAGGAGCAGCAAAAACGCATCGGTGCCGCCGAATTCCGAAACACTCATTTCAGCTTTACTATTATTCCCGATGGCATGGAGCAATTCGTGTCGACACCTGAACTCCGGAGCGAGAACAGCATCGGCAGCGACCCGCTCCCTGCCGGTCAAGTATGGGCATTATCACCCGGGGGTATAGATGAAAATCCTGGACTATTTCGCATTGAGGTCACTGAAGGACCAGGAGGTGGGGTCAAGATTTTAAATCAAAGCCCTCCGGGACCACTAAAGGAGAGTGTGCATTGTGCTGCGCAGAATCTCTATACAAGGGCAAAAGAACTAGTTGGTGATCGTGATCCGCGTTCTCATGAATTCACTATCCAATTTCGAGCTTATGATGCCAACAAGGGTGCCACGGCAACTGGAATTCCTATTTTGCTTGCCATGTGTTCGGCGCTTGTAGAGCGCAGCCTCGAAGGTGGGCTTGTTATCGTCGGCGGGCTTAATCTCGGTGGATCAGTTGAACCTGTGTATAATGCTATAAGCATCGTTGAATTGGCTGCCGACAAAGGTGCACAAAAAATACTAATGCCAGTTTCAGTGCGCAAACAACTTTTCGAACTCCCTGATGACTTGGCCACTAAAGTGACCATTATTTATTACGCGGACACGAAGGACGCCTTGCTTAAGGCCTTAAACGATTAG
- a CDS encoding repair protein (putative DNA mismatch repair protein) — MSENASRFIEFQMEPQLLTKQLGSDLYPSSGEALCQLIANALDAGSSQVRVTVKRNDLDAPQEVVISDDGMGITIKQLDQAYRCVGKHFQPYASKRETIGSRGIGRFAVFALAPESYWRTVALEGTQFFCHEWTLVEGSLKFQVTSKAVDEKTGTTVTLPLKQNEGISRLFGGTQSVKRLLFNAFACYLFRYENEVSIFVDDEPVKPSEFVERSESEEIPESEKIPQATLRHLVLGRAVDQECSSLLRFSTHGTTISSKPIEGEPIPGSKYLGLVDSPYLSDLTNTAKSELAHLDKRFLELEKETITRAQRYILTQRANRVRSFLEEAREKPYYPYKEPPRTIIDSTSQQLYDGILMSLETGYGIRSLQPKQQRLVFILAKQLLQSEDLADVLTSVLGLSGDEITKFADLLKRTSLSSVIAISELLVGRFQFINELKELIYGASSVLVKERQHLHKIIEGHTWIFGEQFHLLGSDVAINTLLPIINSVVKDATESEAFITVGDQLRDIPDLYLMGTKWNEGSKYHQHLIVEMKRPSIKIVAEHIEQLKRYASKIVQHPMFAQQPTSHRFTFICVSSDVSENVQKTEYQANEEPGLLGRPHGFGHPTELWALRWSDLLDRRTGEMNYLKDRIVMQANPSDLEYLREQVAGFLPKQVLEQINTSI, encoded by the coding sequence ATGTCTGAGAATGCTTCCAGATTCATCGAGTTTCAGATGGAACCTCAGTTGCTGACAAAACAACTGGGATCAGACCTTTATCCTTCATCTGGTGAAGCGTTATGCCAGCTTATCGCAAATGCGCTTGATGCTGGATCTTCACAAGTAAGAGTTACAGTCAAGCGAAACGATCTTGATGCTCCTCAGGAAGTAGTTATTTCTGATGACGGTATGGGAATCACGATCAAACAACTTGACCAAGCATATAGGTGCGTCGGAAAACATTTTCAACCCTATGCATCCAAAAGAGAGACTATTGGCTCTCGTGGAATAGGCAGGTTCGCAGTTTTTGCCCTTGCTCCTGAATCATATTGGCGGACCGTCGCGTTAGAAGGCACACAGTTTTTTTGTCATGAATGGACCTTGGTGGAAGGGTCATTGAAATTCCAGGTTACGAGCAAAGCGGTTGACGAAAAGACAGGTACGACGGTCACCCTTCCCCTTAAACAAAATGAGGGAATTAGTCGATTGTTTGGTGGAACGCAATCCGTTAAAAGGCTATTGTTTAATGCCTTTGCTTGCTATCTTTTTCGATACGAGAACGAGGTTTCGATCTTTGTTGATGACGAACCCGTCAAGCCTTCGGAGTTTGTTGAACGTAGCGAATCCGAAGAAATCCCAGAATCCGAAAAAATCCCACAAGCTACTCTCCGTCATTTGGTACTTGGGAGAGCCGTTGATCAAGAATGCTCAAGTCTATTACGTTTTTCCACGCACGGAACGACCATTTCAAGTAAACCAATTGAAGGCGAACCCATTCCTGGAAGCAAATATTTGGGATTGGTAGACTCTCCATATCTTTCTGATTTGACCAACACCGCCAAATCAGAATTAGCTCATCTGGACAAACGCTTTCTTGAGCTTGAGAAGGAAACTATAACTCGCGCTCAACGATATATATTGACGCAACGGGCGAATAGAGTACGATCATTCCTAGAGGAGGCGAGAGAAAAGCCATATTACCCCTATAAGGAACCCCCTCGTACGATTATCGATTCTACGAGTCAACAACTCTATGACGGAATTTTAATGTCTCTTGAAACAGGTTACGGTATTCGTAGCCTTCAACCAAAACAACAACGTCTCGTTTTTATTTTAGCAAAACAGCTTCTACAAAGCGAAGACTTGGCCGACGTACTTACAAGCGTTTTGGGTTTGAGTGGAGATGAAATCACAAAGTTCGCTGATTTATTAAAACGCACCTCTCTGAGTTCAGTTATTGCGATTTCAGAGCTTCTCGTTGGTAGGTTTCAATTCATCAACGAACTCAAAGAGCTCATCTATGGAGCATCATCAGTGTTGGTAAAAGAAAGGCAGCACCTACATAAAATTATTGAAGGACATACCTGGATATTTGGCGAACAGTTTCATTTACTTGGTAGTGATGTTGCCATAAACACTCTACTACCAATAATAAACTCCGTTGTTAAAGACGCAACGGAAAGTGAAGCATTTATCACCGTAGGTGATCAGTTACGCGATATACCCGATCTATATTTAATGGGCACAAAATGGAACGAAGGGTCAAAATATCACCAACATCTAATTGTGGAAATGAAAAGGCCGTCTATCAAGATTGTTGCCGAACATATTGAACAGTTAAAACGATACGCATCGAAAATAGTTCAGCATCCGATGTTCGCTCAGCAACCAACTAGCCACAGGTTCACTTTTATATGTGTTTCAAGTGACGTGTCAGAGAATGTACAAAAAACGGAATATCAGGCTAATGAGGAACCGGGTCTACTCGGACGTCCACACGGATTTGGTCACCCAACTGAGTTGTGGGCTCTCAGATGGTCTGATCTTCTTGATAGACGCACCGGTGAAATGAACTATCTGAAAGACAGAATCGTGATGCAGGCGAACCCTTCGGATCTCGAATACTTACGAGAGCAGGTGGCTGGATTTCTCCCTAAACAGGTATTAGAACAGATTAATACTTCGATTTAA
- a CDS encoding ribonuclease HI, translating to MTFEDAFNIYTDGSSRSHPRTGGIGIRLIVVNSDGIEETEDIELPGYHGSTNNQMELLACIEGIKQAMRHLLFGNFGRIAIFSDSIYVVENQSRAFWTWSRNRWLNNDGKAVDNADLWKELLRVIKRCQKRVDFYWIKGHSKDQHNKAVDKMAKRSSKNPLNPPVSIIKVRRKLSERSVDPGCVPIKGQRIFIRVINDTYLALQRRFKYKYEVISTGNPCQGYVDFIYSEKEIMLNAGHCYSVKLNDNPKNPMIIKVFRELEKRKA from the coding sequence ATGACTTTTGAAGACGCCTTCAATATCTATACTGACGGGTCTTCCCGATCCCACCCAAGAACCGGGGGAATTGGCATTCGATTGATTGTCGTTAACTCTGACGGAATAGAGGAAACGGAAGATATCGAACTTCCTGGTTATCATGGTTCAACGAACAACCAAATGGAGTTGTTGGCCTGTATTGAAGGAATAAAGCAAGCAATGCGGCATTTGTTATTTGGGAATTTCGGGCGGATAGCTATCTTTTCAGACTCGATTTACGTTGTTGAAAACCAGAGTAGGGCATTTTGGACATGGTCCAGAAACAGATGGCTCAATAACGATGGGAAGGCAGTCGACAACGCAGATTTATGGAAAGAATTATTACGCGTCATAAAACGATGCCAGAAAAGAGTTGATTTTTACTGGATAAAAGGGCATTCAAAAGATCAACACAACAAGGCAGTCGACAAAATGGCAAAACGATCTAGCAAGAACCCACTTAATCCCCCGGTGTCGATCATTAAAGTGCGCAGAAAACTGTCTGAACGTTCCGTCGACCCGGGCTGCGTTCCTATTAAGGGGCAAAGAATATTCATCAGAGTAATCAATGACACTTATCTCGCTCTTCAAAGACGTTTCAAATATAAGTACGAAGTGATTTCAACGGGTAATCCATGTCAGGGATATGTGGATTTTATTTATTCTGAAAAGGAGATCATGTTGAACGCTGGGCATTGCTACTCAGTAAAGTTAAATGACAATCCGAAGAATCCTATGATAATCAAGGTATTCAGGGAGTTGGAGAAACGAAAGGCTTGA